GGGCTGTTCGTCCTCCTCGGCATCCGTCTCGGCCTCATCAGCCGCGGGCTCGGGCGTCTCGACGCCCCGAAGCTCCTCGGGAAGGGCCTCCTCGTCGTCGATCTGTGCGGCAAGGGCGCGCAGCTGCGCGTCGGCCTTGCTCACGAGGTCGTCGGCGAGGTCGGGGCTCTCGATCGCGGCGGACAGGCCGAGGCTTTTCGCCTCGCCCGTCGCCTTCGAGAGCAGCGCGGGTGCGGTCCGAGCCGTCGGGTAGACGGCGTTGATCGAGAGGTTCCGCGCGCCGGCGGCGGCGGCCTCGATGTCCGCACGGTACTCGTCGACGTCGATCGCGAGGTCCTCGGGATCGAAGAGGATCCCCTCGCTGTGGACCGCGCGCAGGTCGAGGCCGACCTCCTTGGGCTCGATGCCGAGCTCCGAGAGGACGTTCGCGAGGTCCTGGGAGACCTCCTCGCCCTCCGAGAGGACCTGCGAGTCCTCGGTGACGTGGATCGAGCCGTCCTGGATCCGCGCGGCGGCACCGACCTGC
The sequence above is a segment of the Halalkalicoccus tibetensis genome. Coding sequences within it:
- a CDS encoding 50S ribosomal protein L10, translating into MSTAESERKTQNLPEWKREEVDELVEMLESYTSVGVVNIAGIPSRQLQDMRRGLYGSAELRVSRNTLLTRALEDVGEGREELTEHVAGQVGVIGTNDNPFGLYKQLEESKTPAPIGAGEVAPNDIVIPEGDTGVDPGPFVGDLQQVGAAARIQDGSIHVTEDSQVLSEGEEVSQDLANVLSELGIEPKEVGLDLRAVHSEGILFDPEDLAIDVDEYRADIEAAAAGARNLSINAVYPTARTAPALLSKATGEAKSLGLSAAIESPDLADDLVSKADAQLRALAAQIDDEEALPEELRGVETPEPAADEAETDAEEDEQPDEDEADAEDEPEDDDDDDDSGGEGLGAMFG